One stretch of Candidatus Falkowbacteria bacterium DNA includes these proteins:
- a CDS encoding ATP-grasp domain-containing protein, protein MREPAHVKVLRNSARSLGLRFAKFDPEGALHVVSKGRQTRLINRSATEFTSRLSYLLADNKMMTVDVLKTFGLPVPKQKLVTNYSELLAFYRRHKRVVVKPNKSSLGKGVTVGVTTLKNLKKAFKFAKKYGKKVLIEEFVPGDDYRVTVIDYKHVYVVKRVPAFVEGDGKHDVEWLVKKKNKIKKKYKKDIKLDEKSEKILASRGYTFDSIPARGEKVFLRNAANVAEGGTSIDCTEQISDKLKSVAIEACRALKLASAGVDVLTEDISSDKGVIIEVNPRPHVVLHHYPHLGKSRFPGRDIIRMLFK, encoded by the coding sequence ATGAGAGAACCAGCTCACGTTAAGGTGCTAAGAAATTCAGCTCGAAGCCTGGGTCTTCGTTTTGCTAAATTTGATCCAGAAGGTGCTCTACATGTCGTGAGCAAGGGAAGGCAAACTAGATTGATTAATCGATCTGCCACCGAGTTTACCAGTAGACTTAGTTATCTTTTGGCAGATAATAAGATGATGACAGTTGATGTTTTAAAAACTTTCGGATTGCCGGTCCCAAAACAAAAACTAGTAACTAATTATAGTGAACTCTTGGCGTTTTATCGAAGACATAAACGGGTGGTTGTTAAGCCTAATAAATCTTCTTTGGGAAAAGGAGTGACAGTTGGAGTAACAACATTAAAAAACCTGAAAAAAGCTTTTAAATTTGCGAAAAAGTATGGTAAGAAAGTATTAATAGAAGAGTTTGTTCCAGGGGATGATTATAGGGTTACGGTGATTGATTATAAACATGTGTATGTAGTAAAGCGAGTACCAGCTTTTGTGGAAGGTGACGGCAAGCATGATGTTGAATGGTTAGTAAAAAAGAAAAATAAGATAAAGAAGAAATACAAAAAAGATATCAAGTTGGACGAAAAATCTGAAAAGATTTTAGCGTCTAGGGGGTATACTTTTGATAGTATTCCTGCAAGAGGTGAAAAAGTTTTTTTAAGAAATGCAGCTAATGTTGCAGAAGGTGGTACAAGTATTGATTGTACAGAGCAAATTTCAGATAAATTAAAAAGCGTTGCTATTGAAGCTTGTCGAGCTTTGAAGTTAGCTAGCGCTGGAGTTGATGTTTTAACTGAAGACATTTCCAGCGACAAAGGCGTTATTATTGAAGTAAATCCACGACCACATGTTGTTTTGCATCATTATCCTCATTTGGGTAAGTCAAGATTTCCTGGACGTGATATAATTAGAATGTTATTTAAGTAA
- a CDS encoding DUF2318 domain-containing protein has translation MKNKVWIFVLVLLVAGVVSGCTEKPAAKSSSESKTSSASSFQKSIQPKPTVKPQEATFTGEAGDPVIFENDQIKLSKAIFDDGKAHYYNVELDGDMVYFFVVKDKNGIYRAAGNACQVCADAKMGFRQEGNNMVCNTCGNKYPLEKIATEKGGCNPVPVNPNLKVIGNDLIIEKLDLKDLKGHF, from the coding sequence ATGAAAAACAAAGTATGGATTTTTGTATTAGTGCTGTTGGTCGCTGGAGTTGTAAGTGGTTGTACTGAGAAGCCAGCTGCCAAATCAAGCTCTGAAAGTAAAACCTCCAGTGCAAGTTCTTTTCAAAAGTCAATTCAACCAAAACCTACAGTCAAGCCCCAAGAAGCGACCTTTACTGGAGAGGCCGGAGATCCAGTTATTTTCGAAAATGATCAGATTAAATTAAGTAAAGCGATTTTTGATGATGGTAAGGCTCATTATTATAATGTGGAATTAGATGGTGACATGGTTTACTTTTTTGTAGTTAAAGACAAAAACGGAATATATCGTGCTGCGGGGAATGCCTGCCAGGTTTGTGCTGATGCGAAAATGGGGTTCCGTCAGGAAGGAAATAATATGGTGTGCAACACTTGCGGTAATAAGTATCCTTTGGAAAAAATAGCCACCGAAAAAGGTGGTTGTAACCCTGTGCCGGTCAATCCAAATTTAAAAGTCATTGGTAATGATTTAATCATTGAGAAACTTGATTTAAAAGATTTAAAAGGTCATTTCTAA
- a CDS encoding AAA family ATPase, with amino-acid sequence MYLQRLEIQGFKSFAKKTTFEFSAKSNHDSAAKSIVAIVGPNGSGKSNVADAIRWVLGEQSLKLIRCKKSDDVIFGGSETRARQGFAEASLIMNNEDNELPIDYTEVVLTRRVYRNGETEYLLNKSKVRLYDILILLAKANFGQRSYSIIGQGMVDHIINVSAFERKDFFDEATGVKQYQIKRDQSVNRLRRSRTNLDQTNKILAELEPRLRLLTRQIKKLEKRKEVETLLRQQQKKYYGYIWKNMQRDRQQFEEKFSIKDALKQDLEQRLEQVQANLAKLAKAESRKDIFNNLQKDYNRLQADKNEIQKDLSTIKGKMSLEYVKVGKQNLSWLENKKEEIGKRVNEIKESLNNLETKLEHKKQELEKSEVKIHELSGQLTVLNNNLRAAENDLSKIRSGGRYSVGMEAVKAVMRQKDSIKGIYGTISDLANVDKAYETALAVAAGNRLSAVVVQSDEVAVKCINYLRENRLGTVTFLPLNKLQVYSPNTEAKRVLEETGAIGFAVDLIGFDPKYKKAFQFVFGTTVVVDNVEHAKQIGVGRARMVTQDGDILEKSGAMRGGYNKGSAITWQIASQEQRLVSQEGKLKEIALLKQKIEDFVKQKQSLLLQVNDLRVEVEVGSTKKKGLDHDFADLTKEKEKISDEISENQVAPKDQAVLLKNLTSKKQELERQLEKIEEKVAEVRKKLDQFNLDEEKKKNEVFELQGQMQKYQMKLNDVNREVNDVNISLAKLETKKEELDKEIVQELGPDFKLETLKADEQILNLDQLWFEISKLKHNLEQIGGIDPEIIAEHKEVAERYEFLSVQAQDLEKAINDLEKIVKELDVIINKQFNASFKKINKAFEKYFTKIFDGGKAKLELIQKERKEKNEVGENLTLNLHDSSDDTDAEVEELLPEEQSKLLNTGIEIMVAPPNKKISNIAVLSGGERTMTSLALICAIIDSNPSPFIVMDEVEAALDESNSHKFSAILQELSYKAQFIIITHNRVTMHVADALYGVAMGDDGVSKTLSLDLQAAEKTVK; translated from the coding sequence ATGTATTTACAACGATTAGAAATTCAAGGATTTAAGTCTTTTGCGAAGAAGACTACTTTTGAGTTTTCCGCAAAATCAAATCATGACTCTGCTGCCAAAAGTATTGTAGCTATTGTTGGGCCCAATGGATCTGGGAAATCTAATGTAGCAGATGCAATTAGGTGGGTTTTGGGCGAGCAGAGCTTAAAGTTGATTCGTTGTAAGAAGTCGGATGATGTTATTTTTGGTGGTAGTGAAACAAGGGCCCGGCAAGGCTTTGCAGAGGCATCTCTGATTATGAATAATGAAGATAATGAACTGCCTATTGATTATACAGAAGTAGTGTTGACTCGTAGAGTTTATCGTAATGGAGAAACAGAATATTTATTAAACAAAAGCAAGGTTCGTCTTTATGATATTTTAATTTTGTTGGCCAAGGCGAATTTTGGACAAAGAAGTTATAGTATTATCGGTCAGGGTATGGTAGATCATATTATTAATGTTTCAGCGTTTGAAAGAAAAGATTTTTTTGATGAAGCTACCGGAGTTAAACAATATCAGATTAAACGTGATCAGTCAGTAAATCGTTTACGCCGGTCGAGGACAAATCTGGATCAGACAAATAAAATTTTAGCTGAGTTAGAGCCACGACTCCGACTCCTAACCAGACAAATTAAAAAATTAGAAAAACGAAAAGAGGTTGAAACATTACTCCGTCAGCAACAGAAAAAATATTATGGTTATATTTGGAAAAACATGCAACGTGATCGCCAGCAATTTGAAGAGAAATTCAGTATAAAAGATGCCTTGAAACAGGATCTGGAGCAAAGACTAGAACAAGTTCAGGCTAACTTGGCAAAACTTGCTAAAGCAGAGTCACGTAAAGATATTTTCAATAATTTACAAAAAGATTACAACCGACTACAGGCTGATAAGAACGAAATTCAAAAAGATTTATCAACGATCAAGGGGAAGATGAGTTTGGAGTATGTAAAAGTTGGAAAACAAAATTTATCTTGGTTGGAAAACAAGAAAGAGGAAATAGGCAAACGTGTAAATGAGATAAAAGAAAGTCTGAATAATTTAGAAACCAAACTAGAACATAAAAAACAAGAGCTGGAAAAGAGTGAAGTTAAAATTCATGAGCTAAGTGGTCAGTTAACTGTTTTGAACAATAATTTACGAGCTGCTGAGAATGATTTATCGAAAATACGAAGTGGTGGTAGATATTCGGTTGGGATGGAAGCGGTTAAGGCTGTTATGAGACAAAAAGATTCTATTAAGGGGATATATGGGACTATTAGTGACTTAGCTAATGTAGACAAAGCTTATGAAACAGCGTTGGCTGTAGCTGCTGGCAATCGCTTGTCGGCCGTTGTGGTCCAAAGCGACGAAGTTGCCGTTAAGTGTATAAATTATTTAAGAGAAAATAGATTGGGAACAGTTACTTTCTTGCCGTTAAATAAATTACAGGTATATTCGCCAAATACGGAAGCAAAAAGAGTTTTAGAGGAGACGGGAGCTATTGGATTTGCGGTTGATTTGATTGGTTTTGATCCAAAATACAAAAAGGCATTCCAGTTTGTGTTTGGCACCACAGTTGTTGTTGATAATGTAGAACATGCTAAGCAAATTGGAGTAGGCCGGGCCAGAATGGTTACCCAGGATGGCGATATTCTTGAAAAATCTGGAGCAATGCGTGGGGGTTACAACAAGGGTTCTGCTATAACTTGGCAAATTGCTAGTCAAGAACAACGTTTGGTTTCTCAGGAAGGAAAATTAAAAGAAATTGCATTATTAAAGCAGAAGATTGAAGACTTCGTTAAACAAAAGCAGAGTTTGCTACTACAGGTAAATGATCTGAGAGTTGAGGTAGAGGTTGGTTCAACCAAGAAAAAGGGATTGGATCATGATTTTGCTGACCTAACTAAGGAAAAAGAAAAAATCAGTGATGAGATTTCAGAAAATCAGGTAGCGCCAAAAGATCAGGCAGTGTTGTTAAAAAATCTAACAAGTAAGAAGCAGGAACTTGAAAGGCAATTGGAAAAAATTGAAGAAAAAGTTGCGGAAGTTAGAAAAAAACTTGACCAATTCAATTTAGATGAAGAAAAGAAAAAAAATGAAGTTTTTGAATTGCAAGGCCAAATGCAAAAATACCAGATGAAATTGAATGATGTTAACCGAGAGGTCAATGATGTCAACATTTCCCTTGCCAAACTAGAAACCAAGAAAGAAGAGCTTGATAAAGAAATTGTTCAGGAACTGGGACCAGATTTTAAATTAGAAACATTGAAGGCTGATGAGCAGATTCTTAATCTTGACCAGCTTTGGTTTGAAATAAGTAAACTAAAACATAATTTGGAGCAAATTGGAGGGATTGATCCTGAAATAATTGCGGAACACAAGGAAGTTGCAGAAAGGTACGAGTTTTTAAGCGTGCAAGCGCAAGATTTAGAAAAAGCGATCAACGATCTAGAGAAGATTGTTAAAGAGTTGGATGTTATTATTAATAAACAGTTCAATGCTTCATTCAAAAAAATAAACAAAGCATTTGAAAAATATTTTACGAAAATCTTTGATGGAGGGAAGGCCAAGTTGGAGTTAATTCAAAAAGAACGAAAAGAAAAAAATGAAGTTGGCGAAAATCTAACTTTGAATCTTCACGATTCTTCTGATGATACCGATGCAGAGGTCGAGGAGCTTTTGCCAGAAGAACAGTCCAAGCTATTAAACACTGGAATTGAAATTATGGTTGCACCCCCAAACAAAAAGATAAGTAATATTGCTGTGTTGTCTGGTGGGGAAAGAACTATGACCTCATTGGCTTTGATCTGCGCTATTATTGATAGCAACCCTTCACCATTTATTGTAATGGATGAAGTTGAAGCTGCCTTAGATGAGTCTAATTCACATAAGTTCAGTGCCATATTGCAAGAGTTGTCGTATAAGGCTCAGTTTATCATCATTACCCACAATCGCGTTACTATGCACGTAGCAGATGCACTTTATGGCGTAGCCATGGGAGATGATGGGGTATCCAAGACTTTATCTTTGGATCTGCAGGCGGCGGAGAAAACAGTTAAGTAA
- the tnpA gene encoding IS200/IS605 family transposase, translating to MSNAYYRLFYHFVWATKNRKPIITPQIECILKEFMPGKIGELGGKQLELNMTDDHLHLMASIPPRISCAEFVHSIKGSASNHVNVNLNERLFYWQSGYGVLSLSEKDVPFVGKYIENQKERHATNKSLEIYEYIP from the coding sequence ATGTCAAATGCTTATTATCGATTGTTTTATCATTTTGTTTGGGCAACGAAAAATCGAAAACCAATTATTACACCGCAAATAGAATGTATATTGAAGGAATTCATGCCTGGCAAAATTGGAGAATTGGGCGGTAAACAGTTAGAATTAAATATGACAGACGACCATCTTCATTTAATGGCAAGCATTCCACCAAGAATAAGTTGCGCAGAATTTGTTCATTCGATAAAAGGAAGCGCGTCAAATCATGTGAATGTCAATTTAAATGAACGGCTGTTTTATTGGCAGTCTGGCTATGGGGTTTTAAGTTTGTCGGAAAAAGATGTGCCTTTTGTAGGTAAGTATATTGAAAATCAAAAAGAAAGACACGCAACAAATAAGTCGTTAGAGATTTATGAATATATTCCTTAG
- a CDS encoding PLP-dependent transferase → MDEKKADRRLSTKAIHAGFRFRESYGSAAEPMYPATTYVFPSAEAAAAAFKNPYAEESDFVYSRMSHPNAAMVEERLTAIEPGSGAAAIFASGESAIFGTIWGLLPNGGVIACLNPIYGGTHHMMARFFGHMSDFAINEYDARDGVPDFGFGPDVLFLETPTNPTLVMVDIDAVAAAVKQSNPNCIVVVDNTFMGALQTPFEISEHVDLIVYSGTKYMGGHSNVLCGAVLARKGREYLILDIERVRGDFGGILHPFECWLLLTFLKTYAIRMNTQSERAQIVAEFLQQHHLVERVDFPGLWQSGDVYYEIFKKQCTAPGAMIAFYLKGFDRERIFRFQNILAERHHILLAVSLGGVKSLLCHPASTTHACMGEEEQLKYGITENLIRLSVGAEEAEVLIEDLQFALENC, encoded by the coding sequence ATGGATGAGAAAAAAGCAGACAGGCGTTTGTCAACAAAGGCTATTCACGCTGGTTTTCGGTTTAGGGAGAGTTATGGTTCAGCCGCGGAACCAATGTATCCGGCCACAACCTATGTTTTTCCCAGTGCAGAAGCGGCAGCTGCTGCATTTAAGAATCCTTATGCTGAGGAAAGTGATTTTGTTTATTCACGAATGAGTCACCCTAATGCGGCTATGGTTGAAGAGCGACTGACAGCCATTGAACCAGGTTCTGGAGCAGCTGCGATTTTTGCCAGTGGCGAGTCAGCGATTTTTGGCACGATATGGGGATTACTTCCTAATGGTGGAGTGATTGCCTGCTTAAATCCAATTTATGGTGGAACACATCACATGATGGCTAGGTTTTTTGGCCACATGTCTGATTTTGCGATTAATGAATATGATGCGCGAGATGGTGTGCCTGATTTTGGCTTTGGTCCGGACGTTTTGTTTTTGGAAACGCCAACCAACCCAACTTTAGTTATGGTAGACATAGATGCTGTAGCAGCAGCTGTTAAGCAATCCAATCCTAATTGCATTGTGGTCGTTGATAATACGTTCATGGGAGCGTTGCAAACGCCTTTTGAAATCAGTGAACATGTTGATTTGATTGTTTACTCTGGTACCAAGTACATGGGTGGTCACAGTAATGTTCTGTGTGGAGCTGTTTTGGCTCGAAAAGGAAGGGAGTATTTAATCCTGGACATTGAAAGAGTGCGTGGTGATTTTGGTGGCATTCTTCATCCGTTTGAATGTTGGCTCTTGCTGACTTTCTTGAAAACCTATGCAATCCGTATGAATACTCAGTCCGAAAGAGCGCAGATAGTTGCTGAATTTTTGCAACAGCACCACTTGGTAGAACGCGTGGACTTTCCAGGTTTGTGGCAATCTGGAGATGTGTATTATGAAATTTTCAAAAAACAATGTACAGCTCCAGGCGCTATGATTGCTTTTTATTTAAAGGGATTTGACCGAGAGCGGATTTTCCGTTTTCAGAATATCTTAGCGGAAAGACATCATATCTTGTTGGCGGTATCCCTTGGTGGAGTTAAAAGTCTTCTTTGTCACCCTGCTTCGACTACTCATGCTTGTATGGGAGAAGAAGAACAATTGAAATATGGTATAACTGAAAACCTGATTCGCCTATCCGTTGGTGCAGAAGAGGCGGAAGTATTGATAGAGGATTTACAGTTCGCTTTGGAAAATTGTTAA
- a CDS encoding metal-sensing transcriptional repressor, producing the protein MSKKEKALINFKKAKSLLAKISKMTEEDKYCVDIMQQNLAAIGLLKSAHHLLMEGHLNSCFKKAMSTKNSKQKQQMIDEILRVSKLTNK; encoded by the coding sequence ATGAGTAAAAAAGAAAAAGCGTTGATTAATTTTAAAAAAGCGAAAAGTCTTTTGGCGAAAATTTCCAAGATGACAGAGGAGGATAAGTATTGCGTAGATATTATGCAACAAAATTTAGCAGCTATTGGTCTTTTGAAGTCAGCTCACCATCTTTTAATGGAGGGGCATTTAAATAGCTGTTTTAAAAAGGCTATGTCTACAAAAAATAGTAAACAAAAACAGCAAATGATTGATGAAATTTTAAGAGTAAGTAAATTAACCAATAAATAA
- a CDS encoding ZIP family metal transporter: MNVIWLYTLGGVFIVSLISFVGVLALAMKKEKLEHFLLYFVSFSVGALLGDVFIHIIPHITEEHGFNLQTGLYFLLGIVVFFVVEKFIHWHHCHKAEHEHTIKPLAYTNLIGDGLHNLLDGVIIASSFMVSVPVGIATTLAVIFHEIPQEIGDFGVLLYAGFKKKTALLFNFASALLAVVGAVLTLLLAQHIHGLEVILLAVAGGGFIYIAGSDLIPELHKGECTRCHAAFQLLFILLGMAVMAGLVLFE; the protein is encoded by the coding sequence ATGAATGTAATTTGGTTGTATACTTTAGGAGGTGTTTTTATCGTCAGTTTAATTTCCTTTGTCGGAGTTTTAGCTTTGGCAATGAAAAAGGAAAAATTGGAACATTTTCTTTTGTATTTTGTTAGTTTTTCAGTAGGAGCACTTCTCGGTGATGTGTTTATTCACATTATTCCGCATATAACAGAGGAACATGGTTTTAATTTGCAAACTGGATTGTATTTTTTATTGGGAATAGTGGTGTTTTTTGTGGTTGAAAAATTTATTCACTGGCATCATTGTCACAAAGCAGAGCATGAACACACGATTAAGCCTTTAGCTTACACTAATTTAATTGGAGACGGTTTACATAATTTACTTGATGGTGTAATTATTGCATCTAGTTTTATGGTTAGTGTTCCAGTTGGCATCGCTACAACTTTAGCAGTTATTTTTCATGAAATACCACAGGAAATTGGTGATTTTGGTGTTCTTTTATACGCAGGCTTTAAAAAGAAAACCGCTTTGTTGTTCAATTTTGCATCAGCATTATTAGCAGTTGTTGGTGCAGTTTTAACTTTATTGTTAGCTCAGCATATCCACGGTTTAGAGGTGATTTTGTTAGCAGTTGCTGGTGGTGGCTTTATCTACATTGCTGGTTCAGATTTAATACCCGAACTACACAAGGGTGAGTGCACTAGGTGTCATGCTGCTTTTCAGTTATTATTTATTTTATTGGGAATGGCAGTTATGGCAGGATTGGTTTTGTTTGAATAG
- a CDS encoding copper-translocating P-type ATPase, producing the protein MSKKELRISGMHCSSCALIIEKKLKKIPGVKSAVVNYANEKAVVEYSEEVKKGELEDSIKQSGYGVDEYNNTKNNAGHQHSKAPGAREANRDRNYFLVSLVIAIPVFILSMVMMSKGIENKIAQLVLAGIVQFVLGARFYRGAFYALKNKTANMDTLVALGTSAAYFYSIATTFFIAGDVFFETSALLITFILLGKWLESRAKGKTGEAIKKLMELGAKTARIIVDGQEKDVPIEQVKVGDIILVRPGEKIPVDGEIIDGHSSIDEAMVTGESIPVEKKAGDLVIGATINKTGSFKFKATKVGADTMLSQIIQFVQNAQGSKAPIQKFADMVSSYFVPTVVVIAIITFLIWYFLIGVVFVKALMIFTAVLVIACPCALGLATPTAIMVGTGKGAESGILIKGGEYLEIANKVQVVVFDKTGTLTKGEPEVTEIKMTNDKYKRTDILGIAASLEKNSEHPLAESIVNKAKEEKISLTEPGEFDAIVGMGVKGRINGQEVLIGTEKLMLQNNILFDEKVRKQKLELEDQGKTVMIIAIAKEVAGLIAVADVVKETSRQSIEKLREMGIETVMLTGDNQRTAEAIGNQVGIDKVLAQVMPEEKAQQIKKLQAEGKMVAMVGDGINDAPALAQADLGIAMGAGTDIAIETGGIVLVKNDLNDAVRSIKLSKMTLSKIKQNMFWALFYNSIGIPIAALGLLRAEFAGLAMALSSVSVVMNSLLLKRKKLK; encoded by the coding sequence ATGTCCAAAAAAGAGCTTAGAATTTCGGGAATGCATTGTTCGTCTTGCGCTTTGATTATAGAAAAAAAATTAAAAAAAATCCCCGGAGTAAAGTCTGCCGTGGTTAATTATGCTAATGAAAAAGCTGTTGTTGAATATTCGGAAGAGGTGAAGAAAGGTGAATTGGAAGATTCTATTAAGCAATCAGGTTATGGAGTGGATGAGTATAATAACACAAAGAATAATGCTGGTCATCAGCATAGTAAAGCACCCGGTGCTCGAGAAGCCAATAGAGATCGAAATTATTTTCTTGTAAGTTTGGTAATTGCAATACCGGTTTTTATTTTAAGCATGGTAATGATGAGCAAAGGCATTGAAAACAAAATTGCGCAATTAGTTTTGGCTGGAATTGTTCAGTTTGTGCTTGGTGCTCGGTTTTATCGTGGTGCGTTTTATGCTTTAAAAAATAAAACGGCAAATATGGATACTTTGGTTGCGCTTGGAACAAGTGCTGCCTATTTTTATAGTATTGCTACTACTTTTTTCATTGCCGGAGATGTTTTTTTCGAAACTTCAGCACTTTTAATTACTTTTATTTTACTTGGTAAGTGGTTAGAGTCACGGGCCAAAGGAAAAACCGGTGAGGCTATTAAAAAATTAATGGAACTTGGTGCAAAAACAGCTAGAATAATTGTTGATGGTCAAGAAAAAGATGTTCCAATTGAACAAGTTAAAGTTGGAGATATTATTTTAGTTCGTCCTGGTGAAAAAATTCCTGTTGACGGTGAAATAATAGATGGGCATTCAAGTATTGATGAAGCGATGGTCACTGGCGAAAGCATCCCAGTAGAAAAAAAAGCAGGAGACTTGGTTATTGGTGCAACCATAAATAAAACTGGTAGCTTCAAGTTCAAGGCTACAAAAGTCGGGGCGGATACTATGCTATCGCAAATTATTCAATTTGTGCAAAATGCTCAAGGGTCAAAAGCGCCTATTCAAAAATTTGCAGATATGGTTTCAAGTTATTTTGTGCCGACCGTAGTTGTGATTGCAATAATTACATTTCTAATTTGGTACTTTTTAATTGGAGTGGTTTTTGTAAAGGCTTTAATGATTTTTACTGCTGTCCTTGTTATTGCCTGTCCGTGTGCTCTGGGATTAGCTACGCCTACTGCGATTATGGTTGGTACTGGTAAAGGCGCAGAAAGTGGGATTTTAATTAAAGGTGGTGAGTATTTGGAAATTGCAAATAAGGTTCAGGTTGTAGTGTTTGATAAAACCGGTACGTTGACTAAAGGTGAACCGGAAGTAACAGAGATAAAAATGACAAATGACAAATACAAAAGGACAGATATTTTGGGTATTGCTGCTTCATTAGAAAAAAACTCAGAGCATCCTTTGGCTGAATCAATTGTAAACAAGGCAAAGGAGGAAAAAATTTCATTAACTGAACCTGGTGAGTTTGATGCTATTGTTGGTATGGGTGTTAAGGGAAGAATAAATGGCCAAGAGGTTTTAATTGGTACAGAGAAATTAATGTTACAAAATAATATTTTGTTTGATGAAAAAGTTAGAAAACAAAAGCTCGAGCTTGAAGATCAGGGTAAAACAGTTATGATTATTGCCATTGCTAAGGAAGTAGCTGGGTTAATTGCGGTTGCTGATGTTGTTAAGGAAACTTCAAGACAATCAATTGAAAAATTAAGAGAAATGGGAATTGAAACGGTGATGCTTACTGGTGATAACCAGCGAACAGCTGAGGCAATTGGCAATCAGGTTGGAATTGATAAAGTATTAGCGCAAGTTATGCCTGAAGAAAAGGCCCAGCAGATTAAGAAGCTTCAAGCTGAAGGTAAAATGGTCGCTATGGTTGGTGATGGAATTAATGATGCTCCAGCCTTAGCACAAGCTGATTTAGGGATTGCTATGGGCGCTGGAACTGATATTGCTATTGAAACTGGTGGGATTGTTTTAGTGAAAAATGATTTGAACGACGCAGTCCGTTCAATTAAACTCAGTAAAATGACTTTGAGTAAAATAAAACAGAACATGTTTTGGGCCCTGTTTTATAACAGTATTGGGATTCCAATTGCGGCACTCGGTCTTTTACGCGCAGAATTCGCTGGATTGGCCATGGCTCTGTCAAGTGTGTCGGTGGTGATGAATTCTTTGTTACTGAAGAGGAAGAAATTAAAATAA
- a CDS encoding class I SAM-dependent methyltransferase translates to MSIKIKFFEITAPFYEMIHFSGKKKIIKSVKKEKFFNQKDRVLDLAGGTGRIAKILSWQVDEMIVLDASEEMLKQCRKKGIKCKFGVAEKIPFPDNSFDKMLIIDAFHHFQDQAQAIKEIKRVLKDGGSIFVEEVNPRSFGGFILKIAEKILLMGSRFHSPKRFKEIFEKNGFKVEIVGCQHSFYNLIIRK, encoded by the coding sequence ATGTCAATAAAAATAAAATTTTTTGAAATAACTGCACCGTTTTACGAAATGATTCATTTTTCAGGCAAGAAGAAGATAATTAAATCAGTCAAAAAAGAAAAGTTCTTCAATCAGAAAGATAGGGTACTGGATTTGGCTGGTGGAACTGGGAGAATTGCTAAGATACTTTCTTGGCAGGTAGATGAAATGATAGTGCTCGATGCATCAGAAGAGATGTTAAAACAATGTAGAAAAAAAGGAATAAAGTGTAAGTTTGGCGTAGCAGAAAAGATTCCTTTTCCAGATAATTCATTCGACAAAATGCTTATAATTGATGCTTTTCATCATTTTCAGGATCAAGCGCAAGCAATTAAGGAAATAAAGAGAGTTTTGAAGGATGGCGGGAGTATTTTTGTGGAAGAAGTAAATCCTAGAAGTTTTGGTGGATTTATTTTGAAAATTGCTGAAAAGATTTTATTGATGGGGAGTAGGTTTCATTCACCGAAACGATTTAAGGAAATATTTGAAAAAAATGGATTCAAGGTTGAAATCGTTGGTTGTCAACATTCATTTTATAATTTAATAATTAGAAAATAA